ATAGAAAAGAAAGGAACGTGGAATCGATGCATTTTTCTTCCAGAACACTGGCGGCTGCGCTGCTGTGCAGCCTGCTTTCTCCTGTAGCAGCATCCCCTGTGTGGGCGGCTGTACCGGCTGTGGCACGGCAGACTACGGCGGCACCGGCGACGGCAAAGACGACAACTGCCCAGCAGCCTGCCACCCAATCGGTCCAGACCTATGATTTGCATTTCCATCCGGAAAATGGGGTGAAGGAGTCCCTGCCCCTGGACAATCAGCAGGTTGCCTACTACGCGTATCGGAACCTGGTCTATGTGGCCCATCCCAGGAACCCGGAGTACGAACAGATGAACCTGTTCGTACCGGCTGCCTACCTGGAAGGAAAGACGGTGAATGGGTATACGGCCAAAACGGCTCCCATTTTCCTGCCCAACAACGTGGGAGGATATATGCCCGGCCAGGCCGGGAACCCTTCGGACAAAAGCCACTCCGACGGACCCAACACCATGCTGGTGGCCCTGTCCAAAGGGTATGTGGTGGCGTCTCCGGCTGTCCGGGGCCGCAGTACCACCGATGCCCGGGGAGCTTATGTGGGGAAGGCACCGGCCCTGATCGTGGATTATAAAGCCGCTGTCCGGTATCTGCGGCACAATGCCAACCGGCTGCCGGCCGGGGATACGGAAAAGATCATTTCCAACGGGACCAGTGCCGGCGGGGCTCTTTCCGCTCTTTTGGGAGCCACCGGCAACAGCCCGGATTATGAACCGTATCTGAAAGAGCTGGGAGCGGCAGAAGAACGGGATGACATCTATGCTTCCATGGACTATTGTCCCATTACGGATCTGCCTCACGCCGATCTGGCCTATGAATGGGTCTTTCACGGAGTCGATACGTATTACCAGAGCCCCGGCGGTACGTTACACCAGAAACCTCAGGGTACACCGGTACCCTCCGGGTCTGGGGACCAGAAGGATGGAGTCAGCGGCCGTCCGATCAATGCTCCCCAGGAAAGCCAGAAAGGAACTGCCCTGACGGCGGAACAGAAAAAAGTCTCTTCCCGGCTGAAGGCCCTGTTCCCTGCGTATGTGAACAGCCTGGGGCTGAAAGATGCCGATGGGAACCCCCTGACCCTGGATCAGAAGGGCAACGGCTCTTTTAAGGAGTATATCGAAAAGACTTATATGGAAGGGGCCCAGAAGGTCCTGGATGCCGGTACGGATCTGTCCCGGATCGACTGGCTGAAAATCCGGGATGGAAAGGTGGTTTCCATGGACCTGGCCAAATATGCCGTCTATGCCACCCGGCTGAAGCCGGCACCGGCCTTCGACCGGCTGGGCGGTTCCTCCGGAGAAAATGATGAATTCGGCACGGAAACCAACCAGCCCCGTCATTTCAGTACCTTCGGGTTCCAGAACCGGACGGACAAAAATCCCATGGCACCGGCCGAAGCCATCCGGATGCTGAGCCCGCTGGAATATATCGGGAAGGCTCCGGTGACCCTGGCGGAGCACTGGCGGATCCGCCATGGGGAAGTGGATCGGGATACCGCCCTTCCTGTACCGGCAATCCTGGCTCTGAAGCTGCAGGAGGCCGGCAAGGACGTGGATTTTGCCACGGTGTGGGGGAAAGGCCATGCCGGGGATTATGATCTGGAGGATCTGTTCGCCTGGATGGACCGGATCGGGCATTGATAAAGGAAGACGGGCTGTCGTGTTGCGGCAGCCCGTCTTTTACGTTATAATAAAGGGTACGATTTCAGTAGATAATGAGAGGAGATGATCGGATGGCGGCAGGTTTCGCTCAATTGAAGGTCAAGGAGGCTATGGTGGAGAAACTCCACCGCACGGGAAAAGATACTCCCACGCCCGTCCAGGAGCGTGCTATCCCGGCCCTTCTGGCCGGACGGGATGTAATCGCCCGGGCCCAGACCGGGGTGGGGAAGACCCTGTCCTTTGTAATCCCTCTGTTTGATAAAGTGGATCCCCAAAAGGAATACGCCCAGGCCCTGATCCTGTCTCCCACCCGGGAACTGGCCCAGCAGACGGCCGGGGAAATCCGGAAACTGGATGGGGAAACGGGCATCCATACCCTGACCGTCAGCGGCGGCCGGGATTTTGAAGAAGAAAAACGGAAGATCGGTCATAAGGCCCAGGTACTGGTAGGTACCCCGGGCCGGCTGCTGGATCACCTGCGCAAGGGTAATACCAGCCTGGGCGGGGTGAAATACCTGGTGCTGGATGAAGTAGACGAAATGCTGCGCCAGGGATTCGGGGACGATATCGAGACCCTGCTCAGCCTGATGCCCCAGCCTCACCAGACCATGCTGTGTTCTGCCACCCTGGATGAAGAGGTGCGGAAGCTGGCCCGGACCCTGACCACCAATCCCATGGTCATCGACATTGCACCCAAACAGGCCACGGCTTCCACCATTGAGCAGATCTGCATCAAGGTGAACGAGGACCATAAGCCGGAAGCCCTGGCTTCTTTGATCCACCGGTATAATCCCTACCTGATGCTGGTCTTCTGCTGCAGCAAGGAACGGGCCATCGAGCTCTGCGACTGGCTGCAGGGAGAGGGATTCAATGTGGACGTGCTCCACGGGGATATGTCCCAGAACAAGAGACGTCAGGTGATGGAAAACTTCCGCAGGGCCAGGCTCCAGATCCTGGTGGCCAGCGATATCGCTGCCCGGGGCCTGGATGTGGAAGGCATCACCCAGGTGGTGAACTACGACATTCCTCATGATCCGGACTGGTATGTGCATCGGATCGGCCGGACCGGCCGGGCCGGCAACGAGGGGATGGCCATCACCTTCTATACGGCGGATGAGACCCGCT
This region of Acidaminococcus timonensis genomic DNA includes:
- a CDS encoding subtype B tannase, giving the protein MHFSSRTLAAALLCSLLSPVAASPVWAAVPAVARQTTAAPATAKTTTAQQPATQSVQTYDLHFHPENGVKESLPLDNQQVAYYAYRNLVYVAHPRNPEYEQMNLFVPAAYLEGKTVNGYTAKTAPIFLPNNVGGYMPGQAGNPSDKSHSDGPNTMLVALSKGYVVASPAVRGRSTTDARGAYVGKAPALIVDYKAAVRYLRHNANRLPAGDTEKIISNGTSAGGALSALLGATGNSPDYEPYLKELGAAEERDDIYASMDYCPITDLPHADLAYEWVFHGVDTYYQSPGGTLHQKPQGTPVPSGSGDQKDGVSGRPINAPQESQKGTALTAEQKKVSSRLKALFPAYVNSLGLKDADGNPLTLDQKGNGSFKEYIEKTYMEGAQKVLDAGTDLSRIDWLKIRDGKVVSMDLAKYAVYATRLKPAPAFDRLGGSSGENDEFGTETNQPRHFSTFGFQNRTDKNPMAPAEAIRMLSPLEYIGKAPVTLAEHWRIRHGEVDRDTALPVPAILALKLQEAGKDVDFATVWGKGHAGDYDLEDLFAWMDRIGH
- a CDS encoding DEAD/DEAH box helicase — its product is MAAGFAQLKVKEAMVEKLHRTGKDTPTPVQERAIPALLAGRDVIARAQTGVGKTLSFVIPLFDKVDPQKEYAQALILSPTRELAQQTAGEIRKLDGETGIHTLTVSGGRDFEEEKRKIGHKAQVLVGTPGRLLDHLRKGNTSLGGVKYLVLDEVDEMLRQGFGDDIETLLSLMPQPHQTMLCSATLDEEVRKLARTLTTNPMVIDIAPKQATASTIEQICIKVNEDHKPEALASLIHRYNPYLMLVFCCSKERAIELCDWLQGEGFNVDVLHGDMSQNKRRQVMENFRRARLQILVASDIAARGLDVEGITQVVNYDIPHDPDWYVHRIGRTGRAGNEGMAITFYTADETRWLQNLEKKLDITLERQNLAGEKVRRTVKPPSRPKKKRVPKRGKSAVGPNKRGTKYAEASRKQKRK